From the Leptotrichia sp. oral taxon 221 genome, one window contains:
- a CDS encoding lysozyme inhibitor LprI family protein — MKKLVIFLILSIVVIGCSKENKVERVSKVDSGTIAEIKTSQNQNNAEEKSQSQKVSSEKEKKVGAKSQKDNLGKKSSGTYTKELNSRMEKLEKEMQSKLDSGVTSEMVNANNELYEAWDKELNKVYKLLMEKLPADRKEKLKKDQRAWVKIKEEKANEAAKEADGGTLAGVLYSGTAAGLTKDRAIELAKMYDNLK, encoded by the coding sequence ATGAAAAAATTAGTAATTTTTCTAATTTTATCAATTGTAGTTATTGGGTGTTCTAAGGAAAATAAAGTAGAAAGAGTTTCAAAGGTGGATTCAGGAACTATTGCCGAGATTAAGACTTCACAAAATCAGAATAATGCTGAGGAAAAATCTCAAAGTCAAAAAGTTTCTTCTGAAAAAGAAAAAAAAGTAGGAGCTAAAAGTCAAAAAGATAATTTAGGTAAAAAATCAAGTGGAACTTACACAAAAGAATTGAACAGTAGAATGGAAAAATTGGAAAAAGAAATGCAAAGTAAATTGGATTCAGGTGTAACTTCTGAAATGGTAAATGCAAATAATGAACTTTATGAAGCTTGGGACAAAGAATTGAACAAAGTGTATAAACTCCTTATGGAAAAATTACCAGCTGATAGAAAAGAAAAATTGAAAAAAGATCAGAGAGCTTGGGTAAAAATTAAGGAAGAAAAAGCAAATGAAGCTGCAAAAGAAGCCGATGGAGGAACTTTGGCAGGTGTACTGTATTCAGGTACAGCAGCTGGCTTGACAAAGGATAGAGCAATTGAACTTGCAAAAATGTACGATAATTTAAAATAG